The following DNA comes from Musa acuminata AAA Group cultivar baxijiao unplaced genomic scaffold, Cavendish_Baxijiao_AAA HiC_scaffold_422, whole genome shotgun sequence.
TCCAGGTCGAGATCACTAGTACATGTACCGATAGCTTACAACCTTTAAACCTTTCTAATTCAAAGTCTCGAAATAgcataaaccctaactcatatttTTGCGCTGAGGGAAAGAACACAAACCCCAACTTGATCTTTTTGTAGTGATTACGATCCAGGTTAATATCACTAGTAAATGTACTGATAGCTTACAACCTCTTACCATTCTAATTAAAAGTCTCGAAATAACATAAACCCTAACTTGATCTTTTTGCACAGATGGCGATCCAGGTTAAGATCACTAGTAAATGTACTGATAGCTTATAACCTTTAACCTTTCTAGTTAAAAGTTTCAAAAGAACGTAAACCTTAACTTGATCTTTTTGTACTGATAGCGATCCAGGTCAAGATCACCAGCATTTTTGAAGGAACATAGAGTCCTAACTTGGTTTATTGCTACCAGTGATGATCCTGTTCCATATTCATCCAGATTCTTAAATCTATTCCCTTTGAGATTTATCTGAAACAGTTATTCTTGTTTCTTGGTTATTAAAGTCATCAACCTTGGTATTATTTGGAAATATGTTGATAGTTCATATATAATCTTTTGCATAAATGATTGAATCGTCCATGGATCTGGAAATCTTTTGTTGGTATGAGTTCTCAAATAATCTAAATTTCTGAACGTTCAACAGCTGCTGATGTTTTcctgtggaagaacaagaaagccTCTGCTGCTGTGCTTGGTGGGGCCACGGCTATCTGGATCTTTTTTGAGTTGATGGAATACCATTTACTTACTTTGTTCTGCCACTGCCTTATATTGTCTCTTGCTATCATTTTCCTCTGGTCAAATGCTACTTTCTTGATCAACAAGTGAGGGAATTACTACTAGTTTTGTTTCTTATGATCTGCCTTTGAATCAGATGTAACTGTCCAATCACTTACACATGCTTTCTTCATAGTAGGTCTCCACCTCACATTCCTGTGGTGAGCATTCCTGAAAATCTGGTGGTGGACATTGCACTTTCTCTCAGATATGAGATCAATAGGGGTTTTGCTGTTTTAAGGGAAATTGCAACAGGACGTGATCTGAAGAAGTTCCTCATTGTATGGTGCTTGATATACTTCTAAAAGAGATTTTGGTGTTCCGAATTATTTTGGTTTGGTCCTGATTTGACTTTTTGGGTTCAGGTGATTGCTGGGCTGTGGGTTCTTTCAACCGTCGGGAGGTGCTGCAATTTCTTGACTTTGTTTTATATAGGTAATGTgatctcagattctttttttttaataatctagATCTATGTTTACCTTTGCATTGTATCTGAACATTGTTCTGCTTTGCTTCTGATGAAGTCTTTGTCACGCTGCACACTCTGCCTTTCTTATATGATAAGTATGAAGACAAAGTTGATGCGTTTGCTGAGAAAGCATCAGTGGAGTTCAAGAAGCACTATGCAGTTTTTCAGGCCAAGTATTTGAGCAAGATACCTAGGGGACCATTGAAAGACAAAAAGTTCCTATAGGCAAAAAGGTACACTGTGGCTCCAGTCCTTGTTATGAccactttattttgctttgaaCTCTTCCTTATCCTGAACGAAGTATCTGGTCTTTGATAATGTTAATGTGGTAGCTGGGAGCTATTCCAGGTTTTTATGACATGGATCATACTTATGTTGGTATTATCATTCCAAGCATTAGCATTGAATTGTCTGCCATTTTCACTAAATATCTGATTCTGTAGAATCTACGTTATggttttatacatgtgatgtttagGATTATATGAGCGTGTTAGGGTTTATATTCATTTGTTAGTCGTTCGGCGTCATCTTGGAGGATCTTGTAACTAcctagatatcataaaaattgatcCACATTTGAAGCTTATCATAACAATTTCATGTTTTCTGTGGAGTAAATCTTTTTTCATGGTCAGTGGATTTCCTTCTTTTCCATCTTTGTCCTATGGAAGACATAAAAAAGAATCCTCAATAAGAATATGAAATTTCGGTTTGCtgctgtgtgtatatatacattattttCAGAGCTTTAAGAAAAGGTAAAGGCTATTTAGGTAAACCATTTAACTAACACAAAATTGGAAATTTGTTAAGTCCAGTAACATGCTACATGATAGAAGATCTTGCAGAATTGGAACTGTTGATGATATGGTGACTATGATAATCTTGTACTTTATCAATGATACAAACAAATCAGCCTAAAGATAAGAGTCGATGTTGTGATTGATGATAGtggtctgttctgtttgctttttctGTTTTGAAATGTCAATTTCAAACGACAAAACAATTTTCATGTTCTCCAATGACAGGTTCATATCATTTCCATTGTTCCAGGTTTGGCCAAGCCAAAGATATTTGATGAACCAGAAACACCTAATTAAATAGGTTAGATAAACTTGATATTGTAGCTGTCAGAAGGAACAAGATATATTTGTGTTTAGCAGTAAATAAATTTTCTCGTCCATTTGGGGAAGTTCTGATATACATAGAAATATGAATTACTAAAATCAAATTTATTAGATCTATGGTTGCCTGTTGGTTTTGATCTGTCTGACTTTAAGAAATGTTTCTTTCATTATTTAATTGTCTTTTTTTCACCATGTTCCGGGATAAAGGCAATGGCCTTTATGCATACTTCCTGACCTCCAGTCATAACATTTGGTAGTCTTACTTTTGCTTCTACAGGGTGAATGACCAATCCTCTGGAGATTCGGGTTCGGGTTCAGGGAAGACAATGAGTTTGATTTAGGATTTGGCTATaaatttgatcttttatgtcataATGAGTGGCTAGGGAGGGTGTTAAGATTGCATGCATCAGTTATATGAATGGTGATAATCTGTGTCACAGAAATTAAATTTCTTCCCTGTAGCAGGTCGTGGGGACAAAATACACACCTGTCAACCAACACATCTGGTCTAATTTTATGTCATCATTATTAGTTGAGCTAGATGCATACAGTAATACGAAGAGTGCTGCATCAGTCTAGTGAGAGGAGGTTCAAACTAGATAGACAAAATGATGCAGAAAAACACTTGTTGGGGAAACTTCTCGTGACCACATTCATATTTACATTATGTTACATAGCTAGTAGAAGTATCTTTAATTTATGATTCATTAGTTGAATATTTACATTATGATGGTAGAAATTATTTTGGCCCATGATTCCAAGTTTTTTAATTTGTCAATATGGCATGATGGTAGAAATTTATGATTCATTAAGATATATATGCTAGGGCTTTTGTATAAATATTATTTCTTTTAGCTTAAATCAGCAGGCTTTTGAAATTTAGCTTAATTTGCTTTCAAACACAACTAGAAATATGATGTGGACGTGCCTGAAGAAAGCCAACCGATGTTtctgccaagaaaaatacatcttccgTTTAAGATAgtttatgaaagtaaaaaaagCGCAAATCGTAAGTGTCCCATACCAAACTTCTCTATGTTTTGACCTTAATGTAAATAAGgagtgagtgagtgagagagagagtgtgCGCGCGCGCTGATGTTTTGGGACGATGACATACGTTTTGTTATTAAGGTTTTTTATTTCACATTTTAGAGAGTGCTGATGTCTTAGGACGATggcgagatttttttttattcgcAATGTCACTTGTTCGACACCGTCATGTTCCGTTACAGTTAAAATTTTGAACAATTTGCTGCTTTGCAGGCATGTCAAGTAAACAATAATTATTATGTAAATTGTTAAGTAAATTTTCCAGAAAAGAACCATTTTCTTCCTTGATGAAACAAAGAATTATTAACGTCAAGATTCATACATCATCCACAAATTTATTCCATGTCTTGAGTAGAAACTAAGACAAGAACCGCCAAACTCACACCATTTGTAACTCAAAAAGGGAGTAAACAGCAGCCACTTCTATACAGTGTTTGATGGACAAAATCACACCAATTGTAACTCAAAACATCACTAGACCAAGTCACCAACAAAATTCACCAGAAGAAAGCAATTTAAAGGATACAGAAACTGCGCAATTGAGATGCTTTAAATCTGTATCAAGAATGACAaagtcaaaaaataaaaagaaaaggtgaACTCTATAAATCCAGGCATCGCACTCAACGCACAAATCCAGGCAAGCATGCTTCGCATGAATATCTTTGACATCATCAGACTAAAGCTTATCTCACTCTCTAAGGATGGTAGCACACTTCTGAATTCCAGGATTGTTAGCTAAAAACCTTTGACATCAGACTAAAGCGAACATATTATTGCATATCTATAGATGAACCTTTTATCACAATCTACAACTTGCTCATCTATTTGGATCACCatctaattatttatttcatatgcTCCATTGGCGCACAATTTTTGCCCCAAGCAAAATTGACATAAAGTTGTGTTTGGCAGCACTAACAATAACCCCACATGTAGAACAATGCCCCTTATTCTATGCAACACTCGTGAGAAAACTAAGCTGCAATATATAAGTTTGAAACTAGAATTATAAACATATCAACCATAATACTATTGACATTGTCCAGTCTGTCTGATCAAGTTTCATTTTTGGATCAAATTGTCATCCATCTAGAACAGGTTAACAAACAACCATGATTGATTGATAAGCAATACTATAACACTTCAATATGTTGAACATGCAATTTTAAAATGCAGATATGCTTAAAATGAAGATTTTTAGAATGCAACAAAAGCATAAACTCACCTGATTATCTGCTTGCTTCAAGTCTTCCATGTTTAATGTCCTAAGTCTTCCCTATTTTCCGAATCCACTGAAAATATCTCACCTTTTTCAGTTTTATACTCCTCCCGAAACCATTACAGTAGCAAGTAGTCAGCTATTGCTACTTCAGCTAGCCCTAACTTACCGACAAGAATGCAAAATTGGAAGTCAGCCAGCATGGGCACCGACCAATGCAACTCGGGCATAAATTTTACTGTGGCATAAGGTAcacttattttatataaaaatggaTTATATCAAATTTCACATTAGTAAAATAATTTAAATCCTGGTTTTCGTTTTAAAAAATTAGGCAAAAGGTAACTTTTTAGTGATTTTATGTGTAGAAAATTCAGGAAACattagttattagaagaaaatatcGTTGACGTTTTGATTAGCTCAATATGGTTCAAACCCATATGTTTATGGTTGTCCGAAGTGCCTCCGAAGTGAAAATGTAAAGCTTTGAAGGTGTTACTTGCCCGAAGACGGAAatcaaaagagatttttttttatcaaaattgaaaTCAAGTTAGTAATCAAAGGTCATCAAATTTGAGTTTGAATAGTTCAAAAGGAGTTTCTTGCATTAGGTTTAAAATATCTTTTGTGATTGTCTTCCTTATTATATTACATTTCTTGTCATAATGGATGAAAAGAAAGTTTATGCTTGTCTAAATCTTTATCCATGTAAAACAGATGAGTGGAAAGTGACGAGAATTCCACGATCACGTGTCAATCGATATTGTATTCTGTATCATTGGTGATGACCTAAGGTGT
Coding sequences within:
- the LOC103989617 gene encoding reticulon-like protein B1 isoform X1, translating into MAEHAEETLIEQVMEKIRDGVDSSSSSDSDDEKSKASVVTEAVKSKISRLFGWEKPVHQILGGGKPADVFLWKNKKASAAVLGGATAIWIFFELMEYHLLTLFCHCLILSLAIIFLWSNATFLINNRSPPHIPVVSIPENLVVDIALSLRYEINRGFAVLREIATGRDLKKFLIVIAGLWVLSTVGRCCNFLTLFYIVFVTLHTLPFLYDKYEDKVDAFAEKASVEFKKHYAVFQAKYLSKIPRGPLKDKKFL
- the LOC103989617 gene encoding reticulon-like protein B1 isoform X2: MAEHAEETLIEQVMEKIRDGVDSSSSSDSDDEKSKASVVTEAVKSKISRLFGWEKPVHQILGGGKPADVFLWKNKKASAAVLGGATAIWIFFELMEYHLLTLFCHCLILSLAIIFLWSNATFLINKSPPHIPVVSIPENLVVDIALSLRYEINRGFAVLREIATGRDLKKFLIVIAGLWVLSTVGRCCNFLTLFYIVFVTLHTLPFLYDKYEDKVDAFAEKASVEFKKHYAVFQAKYLSKIPRGPLKDKKFL